A single region of the Lotus japonicus ecotype B-129 chromosome 4, LjGifu_v1.2 genome encodes:
- the LOC130710024 gene encoding serine/threonine-protein kinase AFC2 isoform X1 translates to MEMERVIEFPHTHMDRRPRKRARLGWDVAEAPKAQVGLFCGQEVGNISGYAPSRGPSEHTNSSLFAKGVARNGSPPWRDDDKDGHYMFAVGENLTSRYKIHCKMGEGTFGQVLECWDRERKEMVAIKIVRGIKKYREAAMIEIEMLQQLGKHDKGGSRCVQIRNWFDYRNHICIVFEKLGPSLYDFLRKNNYRSFPIDLVREIGRQLLECIAFMHDLCMIHTDLKPENILLVSPDYVKVPDYKNSSRSPNSYFKRVPKSSAIKVIDFGSTTYKREDQSYIVSTRHYRAPEVILGLGWSYPCDTWSVGCILVELCTGEALFQTHENLEHLAMMERVLGPLPQHMLKRVDRHSEKYVRRGRLDWPEGATSRDSIKAVTKLPRLQNLIMQHVDHSAGDLIHLLQGLLRYDPSERLTAKEALNHSFFMRDNLRR, encoded by the exons ATGGAGATGGAACGCGTCATCGAATTCCCCCACACTCACATGGATCGCCGCCCCAGAAAGAGAGCGAGGTTAGGCTGGGACGTCGCTGAGGCCCCCAAG GCTCAGGTAGGATTGTTTTGTGGACAAGAGGTTGGGAATATTTCTGGCTATGCTCCTTCAAGGGGTCCATCCGAACATACCAATAGTTCTCTATTTGCTAAGGGAGTTGCTCGAAATGGTTCTCCCCCTTGGCGAGATGATGACAAAGATGGGCATTACATGTTTGCAGTTGGAGAAAATTTAACATCTCGCT ATAAGATCCATTGCAAAATGGGTGAAGGAACCTTTGGACAGGTCTTAGAATGCTGGGACAGAGAAAGGAAGGAAATGGTTGCCATTAAAATTGTTCGTGGTATAAAGAAATATCGAGAGGCCGCCATGATAGAAATTGAGATGTTGCAACAGCTTGGGAAACATGACAAAGGAGGCAGCCG TTGTGTTCAAATACGGAACTGGTTTGACTATCGTAATCATATCTGTATT GTGTTTGAGAAACTTGGACCAAGCTTATACGATTTTCTTCGGAAAAACAATTATCGCTCATTTCCCATTGATCTTGTCCGTGAGATTGGCAGACAACTATTGGAATGTATTGCAT TCATGCATGACTTGTGCATGATCCATACTGACCTGAAGCCTGAGAACATACTGCTAGTTTCACCAGATTATGTCAAAGTTCCTGACTACAAG AATTCATCTAGATCACCAAATTCCTATTTCAAGAGAGTGCCCAAGTCAAGTGCTATAAAGGTTATTGACTTTGGCAGTACCACTTATAAGCGAGAAGATCAAAGTTACATTGTATCAACTCGTCATTATAGAGCACCTGAAGTCATCCTTG GACTTGGCTGGAGTTATCCATGTGATACATGGAGCGTGGGATGTATACTGGTTGAACTATGCACG GGCGAAGCTTTGTTTCAGACTCATGAGAATTTAGAGCACCTTGCCATGATGGAGAGGGTACTTGGTCCATTACCGCAGCACATGTTGAAGAGAGTCGA CCGACATTCTGAGAAATATGTTAGAAGGGGTAGATTAGACTGGCCTGAGGGCGCGACCTCAAGGGATAGTATTAAAGCTGTAACAAAGCTTCCCAGGCTACAG AACCTTATAATGCAGCATGTTGATCATTCAGCTGGTGATCTCATACATCTCTTGCAAGGGTTACTTAGATATGACCCCTCTGAGAGACTTACAGCTAAGGAAGCTCTGAATCATTCTTTCTTCATGAGAGATAATCTTCGGAGATAA
- the LOC130710023 gene encoding cytochrome P450 71A1-like, which translates to MLYICLWTLSLPDEVVKTEIKMALKQWPYYDEQIKSVFFSPFYLSLFFFTTVLFMLKLAKRTKTRLNLPPSPPKLPIIGNLHQLGELPHHSFRKLSRKYGDMMMLQLGQRKTPTLVVSSADVVMEMMKNHDLALSNRPQMTPAKILLYGCKDVGFGHYGEDWRQKRRICVSELLSPKRVASLHAIREEEAGELVSKLREASLKDATVNLSEMIISTLGNIVCQCTLGRKYTGEESRVNVLARHVMIHIMSFTVGDYFPLFGWVDVLRGKIREYKETFAELDGLFDQVIAEHLTEKREKLGKDFVDILLKIQEESVLDQFEFTKTDLKSLLMDMFVGAIDTTAAALEWAMSELVRHPNIMKKAQEEVRKVVGPKSKIEENDVNQLHYLKCVLKETLRFHPPTPLLAPRETISQVKLKGYDIPAKTMVYINGWAIQRDPEFWENPEEFIPERFDQNTEIDINIQDFHFLTFGFGRRGCPGMNFGVVSVEYLLANLLYWFDWKLPEADNGHTQDIDMSEVFGLVVSRKVPLHVKPIAFSLSSASLMYWFVLRVILVM; encoded by the exons ATGCTATATATATGTTTGTGGACTCTCTCCTTACCAGATGAGGTTGTGAAAACTGAAATAAAAATGGCTCTCAAACAATGGCCATATTATGATGAGCAAATAAAATCTGTGTTCTTTTCTCCTTTCTATCTGTCTCTGTTCTTCTTTACCACTGTTCTGTTCATGTTGAAGCTTGCAAAAAGAACCAAAACCCGTCTAAATCTCCCTCCATCTCCACCAAAGCTACCAATCATCGGCAATCTCCATCAGCTAGGCGAACTCCCCCACCACTCTTTCAGAAAACTCTCACGCAAATACGGCGACATGATGATGTTGCAGCTGGGGCAGAGGAAAACACCAACCTTGGTGGTTTCATCTGCAGATGTGGTCATGGAAATGATGAAGAATCATGACTTGGCGTTATCAAACCGACCCCAGATGACACCTGCGAAAATCTTACTCTATGGTTGCAAAGATGTTGGTTTTGGACACTATGGAGAGGATTGGAGACAGAAAAGGAGAATTTGCGTGAGTGAACTTCTGAGCCCGAAAAGGGTAGCTTCACTTCATGCCAttagagaagaagaagctggagAATTGGTGAGTAAGCTTCGTGAAGCGAGCTTGAAAGATGCAACTGTGAATCTGAGTGAGATGATAATTTCAACATTGGGCAACATCGTTTGTCAGTGTACTCTGGGAAGGAAATACACAGGAGAAGAAAGCAGGGTGAACGTGTTAGCAAGGCATGTTATGATTCATATTATGTCTTTCACTGTGGGTGATTACTTTCCTTTGTTTGGTTGGGTTGATGTTCTCAGAGGGAAAATTCGGGAATACAAGGAAACTTTTGCAGAATTGGATGGGTTGTTTGATCAAGTAATTGCAGAGCATTTGACAGAGAAACGGGAAAAACTGGGAAAAGACTTTGTGGATATTCTACTCAAAATTCAAGAGGAGAGTGTGCTTGATCAGTTTGAGTTCACCAAAACTGACCTCAAATCGCTTCTAATG GATATGTTTGTTGGAGCTATTGACACAACCGCAGCAGCATTAGAATGGGCTATGTCAGAGCTAGTGAGACATCCAAACATAATGAAGAAAGCTCAGGAAGAAGTCAGAAAAGTTGTAGGCCCAAAatcaaaaatagaagaaaatgaTGTTAATCAATTGCACTATTTAAAGTGTGTACTCAAAGAGACTTTGAGGTTTCATCCACCTACTCCTCTTTTGGCTCCTAGAGAAACAATATCTCAAGTGAAACTGAAAGGATATGACATTCCTGCAAAAACAATGGTCTATATCAATGGCTGGGCGATTCAAAGGGATCCTGAATTTTGGGAAAACCCAGAAGAATTCATACCTGAGAGATTTGATCAGAACACCGAAATTGATATTAATATTCAAGACTTTCACTTTCTTACATTTGGTTTTGGGAGAAGGGGGTGTCCTGGAATGAATTTTGGAGTAGTTTCTGTTGAGTATTTGCTTGCTAATCTTCTTTATTGGTTTGATTGGAAGCTTCCTGAAGCAGATAATGGACATACACAAGACATTGATATGAGTGAGGTATTTGGACTTGTTGTCTCAAGGAAAGTACCACTTCATGTTAAACCAATAGCTTTTTCACTTTCATCTGCTTCTTTAATGTATTGGTTTGTGCTCAGAGTGATATTAGTGATGTAA
- the LOC130710024 gene encoding serine/threonine-protein kinase AFC2 isoform X2 yields the protein MGEGTFGQVLECWDRERKEMVAIKIVRGIKKYREAAMIEIEMLQQLGKHDKGGSRCVQIRNWFDYRNHICIVFEKLGPSLYDFLRKNNYRSFPIDLVREIGRQLLECIAFMHDLCMIHTDLKPENILLVSPDYVKVPDYKNSSRSPNSYFKRVPKSSAIKVIDFGSTTYKREDQSYIVSTRHYRAPEVILGLGWSYPCDTWSVGCILVELCTGEALFQTHENLEHLAMMERVLGPLPQHMLKRVDRHSEKYVRRGRLDWPEGATSRDSIKAVTKLPRLQNLIMQHVDHSAGDLIHLLQGLLRYDPSERLTAKEALNHSFFMRDNLRR from the exons ATGGGTGAAGGAACCTTTGGACAGGTCTTAGAATGCTGGGACAGAGAAAGGAAGGAAATGGTTGCCATTAAAATTGTTCGTGGTATAAAGAAATATCGAGAGGCCGCCATGATAGAAATTGAGATGTTGCAACAGCTTGGGAAACATGACAAAGGAGGCAGCCG TTGTGTTCAAATACGGAACTGGTTTGACTATCGTAATCATATCTGTATT GTGTTTGAGAAACTTGGACCAAGCTTATACGATTTTCTTCGGAAAAACAATTATCGCTCATTTCCCATTGATCTTGTCCGTGAGATTGGCAGACAACTATTGGAATGTATTGCAT TCATGCATGACTTGTGCATGATCCATACTGACCTGAAGCCTGAGAACATACTGCTAGTTTCACCAGATTATGTCAAAGTTCCTGACTACAAG AATTCATCTAGATCACCAAATTCCTATTTCAAGAGAGTGCCCAAGTCAAGTGCTATAAAGGTTATTGACTTTGGCAGTACCACTTATAAGCGAGAAGATCAAAGTTACATTGTATCAACTCGTCATTATAGAGCACCTGAAGTCATCCTTG GACTTGGCTGGAGTTATCCATGTGATACATGGAGCGTGGGATGTATACTGGTTGAACTATGCACG GGCGAAGCTTTGTTTCAGACTCATGAGAATTTAGAGCACCTTGCCATGATGGAGAGGGTACTTGGTCCATTACCGCAGCACATGTTGAAGAGAGTCGA CCGACATTCTGAGAAATATGTTAGAAGGGGTAGATTAGACTGGCCTGAGGGCGCGACCTCAAGGGATAGTATTAAAGCTGTAACAAAGCTTCCCAGGCTACAG AACCTTATAATGCAGCATGTTGATCATTCAGCTGGTGATCTCATACATCTCTTGCAAGGGTTACTTAGATATGACCCCTCTGAGAGACTTACAGCTAAGGAAGCTCTGAATCATTCTTTCTTCATGAGAGATAATCTTCGGAGATAA
- the LOC130710024 gene encoding serine/threonine-protein kinase AFC2 isoform X3, with product MTKEAAVMHDLCMIHTDLKPENILLVSPDYVKVPDYKNSSRSPNSYFKRVPKSSAIKVIDFGSTTYKREDQSYIVSTRHYRAPEVILGLGWSYPCDTWSVGCILVELCTGEALFQTHENLEHLAMMERVLGPLPQHMLKRVDRHSEKYVRRGRLDWPEGATSRDSIKAVTKLPRLQNLIMQHVDHSAGDLIHLLQGLLRYDPSERLTAKEALNHSFFMRDNLRR from the exons ATGACAAAGGAGGCAGCCG TCATGCATGACTTGTGCATGATCCATACTGACCTGAAGCCTGAGAACATACTGCTAGTTTCACCAGATTATGTCAAAGTTCCTGACTACAAG AATTCATCTAGATCACCAAATTCCTATTTCAAGAGAGTGCCCAAGTCAAGTGCTATAAAGGTTATTGACTTTGGCAGTACCACTTATAAGCGAGAAGATCAAAGTTACATTGTATCAACTCGTCATTATAGAGCACCTGAAGTCATCCTTG GACTTGGCTGGAGTTATCCATGTGATACATGGAGCGTGGGATGTATACTGGTTGAACTATGCACG GGCGAAGCTTTGTTTCAGACTCATGAGAATTTAGAGCACCTTGCCATGATGGAGAGGGTACTTGGTCCATTACCGCAGCACATGTTGAAGAGAGTCGA CCGACATTCTGAGAAATATGTTAGAAGGGGTAGATTAGACTGGCCTGAGGGCGCGACCTCAAGGGATAGTATTAAAGCTGTAACAAAGCTTCCCAGGCTACAG AACCTTATAATGCAGCATGTTGATCATTCAGCTGGTGATCTCATACATCTCTTGCAAGGGTTACTTAGATATGACCCCTCTGAGAGACTTACAGCTAAGGAAGCTCTGAATCATTCTTTCTTCATGAGAGATAATCTTCGGAGATAA